The genomic segment AACAAGTTTCACAGCTTCTACTTTGAATTCTTGTGTATATTTTCTTCTTCTTTCGGTCATAATGACACCTCCTTGTCGAATAAAAATCCAAACTTAAGAAAGTGTCCATTATTTCTTTACCACTTCAGTTCGCACCGCTCACCGCCAACCTACAGGCGGTGGCAATCTGGTTGGTTTTTATGATGTTCAAGTCCAGCCTGGTACCGAATCTGCCAAGGGCACAACACGAGACGATCCGGTAGGTTGGTGCTGAACGAAGAGAAGCCCAACGTTTTTGAGAAGACGGTTTCGTTGGGGTTCGCACCGCTCACCGCCAACCTACAGGCGGTGGCAATCTGGTTGGTTTTTATGATGTTCAAGTCCAGCCTGGTACCGAATCTGCCAAGGGCACAACACGAGACGATCCGGTAGGTTGGTGCTGAACGAAGAGAAGCCCAACGTTTTTGAGAAGACGGTTTCGTTGGGGTTCGCACCGCTCACCGCCAACCTACAGGCGGTGGCAATCTGGTTGGTTTTTATGATGTTCAAGTCCAGCCTGGTACCGAATCTGCCAAGGGCACAACACGAGACGATCCGGTAGGTTGGTGCTGAACGAAGAGAAGCCCAACGTTTTTTGAGAAGACGGTTTCGTTGGGGTTCGCACCGCTCACCGCCAACCTACAGGCGGTGGCAATCTGGTTGGTTTTTATGATGTTCAGGTCCAGCCTGGTACCGAATCTGCCAAGGGCACAACACGAGACGATCCGGTAGGTTGGCGCTGAACGAAGAGAAGCCCAACGTTTTTGAGAAGCTGGTTTCCTTGGGGTTCGCTGAGCTCACCGCCAACCTGCAGGTTCAAAGCTAGGGCTATGCCTTAATCTGCTTCTCTTAACCTTGGATTTTCTGATTTTTTTTTATTTACTCCGTTTCAGAGATAGTGTCTAATGCCTCTGTCCCAGGGGATCAGCGAAAACACACCCATCCTCGTGTGAACTTTTTTTAAAAATAAAGCGTTCAAAGGTGTCATCCTATCCTCATCCCGAACTTTAAATCACAAAGATTATAAAAATTATGAAAAAAGCATTAATAACAGGCATAACAGGGCAGGACGGAGCATATCTCGCCGAATTTCTCCTCAAAAAAGGCTATGAGGTCCACGGCATAAAAAGAAGAACATCTCTTTTCAACACCGATCGTATCGATCATCTCTATCAGGACCCCCATGAAGGACGGCGTAATTTCGTTCTCCACCATGGTGATCTGACCGACTCCTCCAGCCTCATCCATATTATAGAAAAGGTAAAGCCGACCGAGATTTACAATCTCGCAGCCCAGTCACACGTCGCCGTCTCCTTCGAGGAACCCGAATACACCGCCAATTCCGATGCTCTGGGAACCTTGAGGGTCCTGGAGGCAATACGCATCCTCGGGCTGACGGAAAAAACAAAATTCTACCAGGCCTCCACCTCCGAACTGTTCGGCAAGGTGCAGGAAGTTCCGCAGACCGAAAAGACACCGTTTTATCCCCGCTCTCCCTATGCCGTCGCCAAAATGTATGCTTACTGGATTGTGGTTAACTACCGTGAAGCCTACAATATCTTCGCCTGCAACGGTATCCTCTTCAACCATGAATCACCGCTGCGGGGAGAAACCTTTGTTACCAGAAAGATTACCCGGGCTCTGGCTCGGATGATTCTGGGTCTGCAGGATTGTGTTTATCTGGGCAACCTCAATGCCAAAAGGGACTGGGGCCATGCCCGCGACTATGTGGAGATGCAGTGGCTGATGCTGCAGCAGGAAAAGCCTGAAGATTATGTTATAGCAACAGGAAAGCAGCACTCGGTACGGGATTTCATCATCGCCGCGGCGGCAGAGCTGGGCGTTGTCCTGCAATGGCAGGGCGAAGGTGTCGAAGAAGTAGGGATTGTCGACAGCATACGGGCCGGAGCCCTTGGAGAAGGTATAAAGGCAGGTGATGTAATAGTCCGCGTAGATCCACGCTATTACCGGCCGACGGAGGTTGAGTCTCTTCTGGGCGATCCGAGCAAAGCCAAAGAGAAGCTTGGCTG from the Desulfopila inferna genome contains:
- the gmd gene encoding GDP-mannose 4,6-dehydratase, which translates into the protein MKKALITGITGQDGAYLAEFLLKKGYEVHGIKRRTSLFNTDRIDHLYQDPHEGRRNFVLHHGDLTDSSSLIHIIEKVKPTEIYNLAAQSHVAVSFEEPEYTANSDALGTLRVLEAIRILGLTEKTKFYQASTSELFGKVQEVPQTEKTPFYPRSPYAVAKMYAYWIVVNYREAYNIFACNGILFNHESPLRGETFVTRKITRALARMILGLQDCVYLGNLNAKRDWGHARDYVEMQWLMLQQEKPEDYVIATGKQHSVRDFIIAAAAELGVVLQWQGEGVEEVGIVDSIRAGALGEGIKAGDVIVRVDPRYYRPTEVESLLGDPSKAKEKLGWQPKTSFEELVAEMMRSDLEEARRDELCKNQGFKILNHNE